The DNA segment GATTCCAAATGGCTTGACGGAAGGCCGATGGATACAGACTATATTCCGGAGGACTACGACCTTGGCGGAAGGTCCACTACAGCAGGCGGTAGTATGTGCCGCTACATAATGGACCGGCACGGAAAGCAGACGGGTGTTGCTTTTGTTGATGGCCACGTAGATGCTGTTGCGCTTAGTGATATGTGGACGTTAAAGTGGAATCGCACCTGGCGAGCAAAGCAGGATGTGAAACGTGGCGAAAACTGGGATGGTACTCCGATATATCGCAAACGATAAATAGTTGTATCTTAAGTAAAGAATTGTAAGGCTGTCGGCTTTTGTGTCGGCAGCCTTTTTTTATGCAATCATGTGAAAATAGTTGAAATGTCGCGGTTAAGGCGGTAAAATTTAGATGAAGAGTCTAATTGAGTGGAAGAGAAATGGGGGATATTGCCCTTTTCGCACGAGCGGGGCTGGGCGCGATCAGGGCTGAGGGACCAGTCCCAAGGAGAGTGTGCAATGGAGAAGCGACGGGTAAGAGGTTTTACGCTGATCGAACTGCTTGTTGTTATTGCGATCATTGCTCTTTTGCTGGCGATAATGATGCCGGCGCTGGGGATGGTCAAGGAGAAGGCTCGCGGCGTTGTTTGTCGAACGAATTTGAAAACCATGGGTTTGGCCGGCAAATTGTATGCCGAGGAAGAGGGGGGGCGGTTGCCCGAGCTTAATTTCGTGGAAGGCCTGTGGATCGACAAACTGACAGTTTATATGGCCGAGGTGGATGAGGCACGTTACTGCCCTATGGCGAAGAAGAATATCGGCGAGGAAAGAGGACTTTATCAATTTGGAAGCGCTTTTGAGAGCTGGATGTGGAACTACGATGACGATGAGATTCAAGAGTATGGCAGTTATTGCCCCAATGGCTGGTTTACAGATTGGGCAGCGAACAGCAGTCCTCCTTATAATACGCCTGCTGAAAACTATTTCAAGCATATAAACACTGTACGGCAGGCATCCAATGTGCCAATTTTTGCAGATGCCAGGTGGTGTGATGGATGGGTGTACGAGGATGCTTACGTTCCCGAGGATTACGACTTGGAGACGGGAGAATCCGACGCTGGGTATGCTACAACTGCCGGGGGTGCGATGGTAAGGTATATTTCTAACCGGCACGGCAAGAGAACCAATGTGGTATTTGCAGACGGTCATGCTGAGGCAGTGGATCTGAGTGAGATGTGGTCGTTGAAGTGGCACATGAACTGGAAGCCTAAGCATGATGTGAAACGCGGCCCTGACCATGATGGTACACCGATCTATCGAGATTAGTAGTTGAGAGCAAAACAGATTTGAACAGTATACATAGGTCGCTGGTGGGGACTGGCGGCCTTTTTTGTGCGCGGGGGTTTTATAGGAGGGCGGTCATGCCCATTTCTTTGAATTGTGAGGGGGTTACGTGGAGGAGGGACTTGAATGCTCTGGTGAAGTGGGTTGGGCGGTCGTAGCCGAGTCGGGCGGCGATCTGTTTGTTGGAGAGGGTGGTTTCGCGGAGGAGTTTGCAGGCGAGGATCATTTTCTGGCGGAGGATGTATTCCTGGAGCGTCATGCCGATGTGTTCCTTGAAGACGCGGGAGAGGTGTTCGCGGGAGACGGTGAGCTGGTGTGCAATTTCGGAGATGCGGACGGGGCCGGTGATGTTGTCGGTGATCATCTGCTGTGTTCTGCGGACGAGTATGCTTCGGGCGTCGTCGGGGTGCTGTGACCAGCAGCTTGCTGTGAGGGCGGAGATAACCTCGGTGACGAGTTTTAGGGCGTCGAAGGGGGTGAGGTCGCAGGTGAGGCCGTTGTAGTTTTTGTACTTGAGAAGTTTCCGGATTATTGTGGTGTCGGGGGGTAGGTTGTATATGTTGCCGTTGCGGGCGATGAGTTCGCGGACCATTTTTGTTGCGGTGTCGCCTATGAAGCCCATCCAGAAGAATTCCCAGGGTTCGGCTGCATTTTCGGGGTAGTAGTATTCGAATTCGGGTGCGCGGACGTCGCAGAGGAAGCAGGTGCCGGGTGTGAGGCTGTAGGTGCCTGAGCTGTCGCGGAGTTCGCCGCGTCCTGAGAGGGTGTATTTGATGAAGCAGTGTTTTTCGCCCTGTCTGAAGGGGCCCTCGTTGTAGTAGGATGGGGAGCTGTGTACCTCTCTTTCGATGCAGAGCGGGCGGGGGAAGGAGGCGAGGGGTTGTATGACCTGAAATTTTACGTTCCAGATATTCATGGGGTCACATTATGGTCATCAATATCACTAATCGGCCGATTTTTGGGCTTTATTCTTGCTCTGCGATTCGCTATTATACTTGGGACGGGTTGTGTGAGTCAATCACATTTTGATGATATAGATGGTTTACAGCCGGTCAAAAGGCCGGAAACAGGGTTTTTCGGGCTTCAGCTTGTGTGGTGGTCAATGCATCCGGGTGTTTTGGCGGGTGCTAAGATTTCTGCCGCTATGATAAGTTAGGGAGAGAATGCACATCTTTGAGGTTGGCGACGGGCTGATCAGGGTTTTACTGTCATTAGATTTTTTATATGGAGATACGGTATGAGCAGGAAGTCACTCGCGTTTTTAAGTTTAGTGTTGATGATCTGTCTTGGTGCGGCAGGGGCTGCTGAGACGGCTACTATCGAGTCCGATGTTCTGGCGGTAGAGGTGGATACGGCTTTTCCGCGGGTGGTCAAGTATACGTGGAAGGAAAGCGGGGCCGTGATGTACGGTCAGGAGAACGAGCTGGAGCAGTTCAAGATCAACGGCGAGGCGATGAAGCCTGCGAAGATCGAATTTTCCAGGAGCGACGACAGCGCGAAGTACGCTGTGCGGGCGAGGAACACGCGGTTCAATGTCGTGATGAATGTGGCTGAGAATGTGCTGGAGTTTCGGATCACGGACATTCGTGACGGGGGGTGGCATTATGTGAAGACCATCGAGATACCGAATCACAGTCTGTTTTCGGTAAGGAGTGATCAGCCTGGTGCGCAGGTTACGGCGGCGAAGGTGTGGCCGAGCAATGGTTGTATGGAAGAATTCGTGCAGGTAGCGAGTGCGGCGACGGACGTTAATCCTGTGAGCAGGACCTATGTGCTTTTGAATACGGACGAGCTTGCGGCATCGATCGAGAATAATGTTCTGATGGACAGCAGCCGGGTGTACTATCAGACGGTGGATAACGGCGGGTACAAGTCGTGCGGGGTGAGTAATCCCGCGTGGACGTATCGCGAGATCGAATCGGAGATTTATGAAGAGCCTTACTGCAAGGTCGTGATAACGGACGACGTGAACGGCGACGATGAGGTTAGCTGGCAGGACGCGGCGATAGAGCATCGCAAGATCATGTACAATCCGCAGGGAGCGGAAGAGATCAAGACGGACGTGGTTTCGCAGATCGCGATGAATTTTGCGAGCCTGGCCCAGCATCCGTTTTTGAAGGTGCTGGACGATATCAAGATGGTTTATCTGTACACGGATGGGCTGGGTCAGACGGTGCAGTTCAAGGGTTATCAGTCGGAGGGGCATGACAGTGCTCATCCGGATTACGGCAACAACTTCAATATGCGGGCAGGCGGGCTGGACGATTTCAATTTCGTGACGAAGAAGCTGCACGACTGGAACTGCAAGCCTGGCGTTCATATAAACTGCACGGAGTATTATCCGGAGGCGAAGTATTACAGTGACGATCTGCTGACGGGCAGAAGGGGCTGGGCGTGGCTGGATCAGTCGATCTATGCGGATAAGCGGTATGATATCGTGAGCGGCAAGCTGTATCACAGGCTGGATGAGCTGGCGGAGAACGCGCCTTACCTGGACTGGATCTATGTGGATGTTTATTTTGGTGTCGGCTGGGACAGTTGGAAGCTGACGAGCAGGCTGAATGATAACGGCTGGGACGCATATACGGAATTTGAAGGTATGATGGAGCGGGACGCTGTCTGGATCCACAGGTCGCAGAAGCATGCGGGGCTGGGCGTGAGCAGCAAGGTCATTCGGTTCATCAAGAACCACCAGAAGGACGTTTGGACGCATGGGCCGTTGCTGAGGGGCAGCTACAACCTTGGGTTTATGGGTTGGCACGCTGAGAATAATATCAATCCGTTCATCTATAACGTGTTTACGAATAATCTGCCGAGCAAGTACATGCAGCATTTCGAGATCATGAAGTGGGAAGACGGCAGGGTCGATTTTACTGACGGCGTGCATGTTGCGAAAGAGGCGGACGGCAAGGTCAATCTTTATAAGGACGGCAAGCTGCTGGCGAGTGGTGTTTACGATGCGAAGAAACGCCGAATGGTCGAGAATCAGCTTTTCATTCCGTGGAGTCCGTATGATGAGACGAAGATATATCACTGGAACGATGCGGGCGGTGAGACTGAGTGGACGCTGCCTGCCAGTTGGAGCGGTGCCGGGTCGGTCAAGCTTTATCAGTTGAGTGATGCGGGCAGGACGTTTGTAGGTGATGTCGATGTTAGCGGCGGCAAGGTGACGCTGGATGTTGAAGCGGGTACGCCTTACGTTGTGTATAAGAGTGAACCGAAGCCTTATCCTGATATGAAGTGGGGTGAGGGGCAGTTGGTAAAGGATGCTCAGTTCAACAGTCATGGATTTGAGTACTGGAGCAAGAGCAGTTCGGCTGGCAGTACCGATCATATTACGATGGAGAATGATGAACGCGGGCAGACGCATTTGAATGTTGCCGGCAACGGCGGTGCGGATGCTATGGTTTCGCAGAAGATGACGGGGCTGGAAGGCGGCCAGAGGTATTCGGCGTCGGTATGGGCGCAGATCACTGGTGAGCGTAAGGCGACGTTCGGTGTGAAGGTCGGCGGTGAGGAGATCAGCAAGACGATCCGCAAGACGGATGTGCCGAACTATTCGTACTGTTCGGACAAGGCGTGGACGCGTTATCAGCGGATCAGGGTGTTCTTTACTGTGCCTGAGGGTCAGAGTGAAGCGACGGTGTTTATGGCGGCCAGTGAAGGCGGTGAGGACGCAGTAGTTGAGTTTGATGATGTGCGTGTTATCGAAGCGCCGGCCAAGGATAATAACGGCCACTGGTACTACCAGGACTTTGAGTGGACGGATGAGGGCTGGGGGCCGTTCGTGTTCGCGATCCGCAGTGATACGCATACGCATCTTTCGGAGACCCACGAGCCTTACACGGATGATACTATCAACGGGCAGTTCTCGCTGAAGACTCGCAATGAGCGGCAGGGGCTGGTTTACAGAACGACTGAAGGGCTGCTGCGGTTTGAGCCCAATACGACGTACACGGTGAGCTTTGAGTATCTGCAGGACAATGGCGGTCAGTACAGTGTAGTCGTGGGAAGCAATGACGGCGGTGAGGATGCGATGAAGGTTGACGAGAAGCTGCAGGGCAGTCGCGGCAGATATGTCGCTACGTTTACGACGGGTGACTATGACGATTGTTATATCGGTATCAGAAAGAACGATCGCAAGGGCGGCAGGATGGTTATGGACGATCTTGCGATCGATGTGAAATAGCATCGGCTAAGTGAATTGAGAGTGTGTGTTGCCGGGTGGCGGCTGGAGAGTCGCCTCTCGGCATGTTTTGGTTTTTAGGTAGAAGCCTGGACGAATAATTGAGAGTCAGGATTTTTGCGTTGAGCTGCGGTTTGACGTGTGTTCAGTTTTTATGAAAGGTAAGTAAATGACTTTTATTGACTGGGGAATTGTCGTTTTACTGATAGGTCTGATGACCTGGGCGGCGTGGCATACGACGAGATACAATCGTAGTGTTGCGGATTTTCTGGCTGCGAACAGATGTGCCGGCCGTTATATCATGGGTGTGTCGGACGGCATTGCGAATGTCGGTGCGATCAGCATTATCATGGTGTGGGAGATGTACTATCGGGCTGGCTTTTCGGTTGCCTGGTGGGCTCTGGTCATGCTTGTGGTGCAGGTTATCGTTGCGCTGACGGGGTGGATCGCGTACAGGTACAGGCAGTCTCGGGCGCTGACGCTGGCGCAGTTGCTGGAGATGCGGTACAATAAGAGCTTTCGTATATTCTGCGGGTTCGTGCTGTTTATCTCGGGTACGCTGAACTTTGGTATTTTCCCGGCAGTGGGAGCGAAATTCTTCCAGCATTTCTGCGGTCTTCCAAAAGACATTATATGGCAGGTCGGGCCGATGGAAGTAGATGCGGTCTATCTTTCGATAATGCTGGCTCTGCTTGCGATCTCTCTTTACTTTACATTTGCCGGCGGACAGATCACGGTGATGATCACGGACTTTATTCAGGGGACGACGTTTAACATCGCGCTGTGCCTTGTGATTGTGTTCGTTATGTGGAAGATGCCGTGGGCGGATATTATGGACTCGCTTTCGAACAAGGCGGCGGGTGAGTCGATGATCCATCCGTTCAGATCGGCGAAGACGGAGGACTACAATTATTCGTTTTATCTGATCCAGGCGCTGATCATTTTCTGGACGTTCATGGCGTGGCAGGGGGCGCAGGGATATTTCGCGGCGGCCAAGAATGCTCACGAGGCGCGTATGGGCCGTGTGATGGGTAACTGGCGTATTCTGACGCAGCAGATGCTTGTGCTTATACTGCCTATCGCTGCGTATACGATGCTGCACAATCCGAACTGGGCCGATATGGCTGCGGGTGCACATCAGGAGCTGAACCAGATCGGTAACGAGACTATCCGGACGCAGGTGACGACTTCGGTGGGATTGCGGTATCTGCTTCCCGTGGGATTGACGGGTGCGTTGTCGGCTGTGCTGCTGGCGGCGTTTATCAGTACGCACGATACTTATCTGCATTCGTGGGGAAGCATCTTCATTCAGGATGTCGTTCTTCCGCTGCGGGGCGGTAAGCCTTTGGATAAGAAGACGCATATGCGGTGGCTTCGTTATGCTATATTTGGTGTGGCGATATTTATTTTCCTGTTCAGTCTGTTCTTTTCGCAGAATGATACGATCGCGATGTATTTCGCGCTGACCGGTACGATCTGGCTTGGCGGTGCTGGTGCTGTTATCGTGGGCGGACTCTATACGCGATGGGGCACTACGGCAGGTGCTTATGCCGCAGTGTTCGGTGCGATCATTATCGCGGTTACGATCTTTACGTGTCAGAGGATCTGGCCTGACCTTTACCATACGGTTGAAAAGGGCAGGGTCAGTTATCTGCAGCTTGACGGTGCGAACGAAAGCGAGCTTAACAGCAAGTATAACCTTGAGGGCAGTGCGGAGTTTGTGCAGGGCGGCAGGTTTGACGGCGCCCTGGAGCTTGACGGCAAGGGATATTTGACAGTTGACGATTTTGAAGGTATCGGCGGGACAGATGCGCGGACCGTGAGCTACTGGATAAACGTTGAAAAGCCCGGGACGGTTCTGAGCTGGGGGAGAGAAGGTGACGGCAAGCAGTGGACGATGAGTGTCGTTCGGCGAGTCGCTACCGAAGCCGGCAAGGAGATAGAGACTGGCGTTGTTCGGCTGGATGTCGGCGGTGCGACGGTTACGGGTAATCTCAACGTGATGGACGGTGCGTGGCACCATGTGGCGGCGGTTGTAGATGAGAATCGCGGCACTACTGTGGATGATCTGGAGCTGTGGATCGACGGCAAGTTCCAGGAACGCAGTAAGATTGAGAATGCTGAGCTGGCGATAGATACGGCAGGCGATACGCCGGTAAGACTCGGTACGGGTATTGACGGTCAGGCGGCGTTTGAGGGCATGATCGACGAGGTCAGTGTCTATAACCGACCCGTGACTAGGAAGCTGCCGGACAGTGATAAGGCAGAGCCCGAAGAGTCGCTGCACTTTGAGATGGATATTCTCAAGGGGCTGGAATTCCAGAAGGTCAGTTTTGCGGGCATGAAGCTGACTGTTAATTCGCAGTGGGGAATGCTGTATGCGATGGTGAGTACGGCGATCCTTTATACGGTTGTTTCGCTGCTGACGATGAAGAAGAAGTTCAACCTGGACAAGCTGCTGCACAGGGGCAAGTATGCTCTTGCGGAAGATGAGACGCAGGTTACTGATGAGCCGGTCAAGGGGCTCGGGACGCTGATCGGTATGGGCAAGGATTTCGATCTGAAGGATAAGATCGTTTACTCTTCGATCACCGGCTGGTCGGTCGTATGGGGTATCGTGTTTATCGCGGGCTGGATCCATAACGCCAATACTGAGGGCTTTTCCGAGTCGACATGGGGCAAGTTCTGGCAGTTCTATGTATGGCTGTCGGTTGTGCTCGGCGTGATAACTACGGTATGGTTCACGATCGGCGGTATCAAGGATGCGAAGGATCTGTTCCGTACGCTCGAGACGAAGGTTCGTAACGATGCAGATGACGGTTCGGTTTCGCATGCTGATGAAGATGACGAAGATGAGGGCGAAGCCGCGTAGTCAGGTTAGAGTGTTTCACGATGTGTTCGTTTGAATGATGTATTTCCAGGGGCCTGGAGATGTGAAAATGTTTCCGGGCTCCCTTTTTTGTTTTTGATTTTGCGTGATGTTTGAGAGGTGATATTCGTGAGTAAGTATAAGGAACTCGAGAAGAAGGGTACCGATGGTTTCGTGACGCTGCCTGCGGAGAGCGGGCAGGAAGAGAAGGTCGTGGAGCTGATCAACAAGTGGGGTTCGGATGCGATACGTGACAGTGACGGTACTGAGCTGAGCCCGGAGCTGGTGGAGCTCGGCAAGCAGGTTTATTCGACTATCTGCCTGGTAAGGGCGGATCAGGAATGGCCGAGGAAGAACTGGGATAAGCTGCCGCAGAAATTCTTGATGAGTGAGCATGTGACGGCGACTTCGGACAAGGTCGAGATCGACCCGATGGAGAACTATTTTCGGGAGAAGTACGAGATCGACCGCAATCATGATGAGAAGGAATGGTGGCAGGTGTTCGATCGGACGACTGGCGAGGAGGTTAGTACGGATGACTGGGAGTTTGACGGTGACCGCGGGCTGGTGGTTATCAAAAATGCGAAGAAGTTCCATGTCTATACGGTGAATTTTCTCGTTTACCAGATATGGGATTCGACGTCGATGTACAACCATATCTCGAACGGGTGGACGTGTCCGCATGTGGTCAGTACCGAGCCTTATCACGCGGATGCTCGCAAGCATTTGATGGATTATTTCGATAACTGGCTTGAGACGCATCCGAATACTGATGTCGTGCGGCTTACGACGCTGGCGTATCATTTTGTGCTGGACAGCGATAAGCATGGCGTGGACAAGTACCGTGACTGGGTCGGTTATATGGACACGGTGACGGTCGAAGCGCTGCAGGATTTTGAGAAGGAGTACGGCTATCGGCTAACTTCGGAAGACTTTGTCGATGAGGGTTATTACAACGCTACGTATCGTGTGCCGAAGAAGCGGTATCTGGATTGGATGCAGTTCATTCACAAGTTCGTGATCGAGTTCGGCAAGGAGCTGGTGGACAAGGTTCATGCGGCAGGCAAGAAGGCTGCGATTTTTCAGGGTGACCACTGGGTGGGTGTTGAGCCTTACAGTGACGATTATCCGAAGATGGGCATCGATATCAATGTCGGTGCGTGTGAGGATGGTGTTGCGTTGAGGCGGCTGGCGGATTCACCGTGGGATGAGGTTAAGGAAATTCGGCTGTATCCTTATTTCTTCCCGGATGTGTTCTGCGAGGGCGGCAAGCCTACGGAAGAGTCCGTGAGCAACTGGGTGAAGATCAGGCGGGCGATGCTTCGCAAGCCAATCGACAGGATCGGTTACGGGGGGTATTTGAGCCTGGCGAAGAAGTTCCCGGAATTTGTCGAGCAGGTGAGCGGTCTTTGTGACGAGTTCAGGCAGATCAAGGAGAACAGCGGCAAGACTGAGCCTTACAGTGCGCCGGTGAAGGTTGCAATACTTAATGCGTGGGGCAAGTGGCGAAGTTGGCTGAATAATTTCGGGCGTGATCAGAAGTTCTTTATAAAGCGGCCCGACGTGATCGCTGTTGCCGGATCTAATCTGCTGGAGTGCATCAGCGGATTGCCGGTCGAGATACAGTTTATGAGCTTCGATGATATTCTCACAGGCGGTGTGCCGGACGATGTCGATGTAATCATTAATGACGGCGAGGACGGAACTGCTTGGAGCGGCGGTGAGTGGTGGGTCAATGAGCAGATCGTATCGACGATCCGCGAGTGGATCTACAACGGCGGGGGCTTCGTGGGCAATCTCGGGCCGAGTGCGTACCAGCATCAGGGCAGGTATTTCCAGTTGAGCGATGTTATGGGCGTCGAGCGTGAGATCGGCAACCAGGTTATGGCGGCTGGTCGCAAGTTTGAGGAAAGCGGTGAGCACTTTATTACGGCTGATGCCGGCGGCAAACTGGACTTCGGCACGGACAAGAGCTATGTCTTTGCGAGTAGTGAGGATGTGCGTGTGCTGGAGGCGAACGGTTTGCATATTCGGCTGGCGGCGAAAGATTTCGGCAAGGGCAGGGCGGTGTATATGGCTGGTCTGCCTTACAGTATCGACAACAGCAGGATGCTGCACAGGGCGCTGCTTTGGTCGGCTGGTCAGGAGAGCGAGCTGAAGAAGTGGTTCAGCTCGAATGTCAATACCGAATGTGCGGCGTATCCTGAGAAGAAATGCTTTGTGGTTGTGAACAACGCGAGCAGCGAGCAGACGACGACGGTTTATGACGGTGATGGCGAGTCGTTCGAGTTGACGCTGGATGCTTACGGCAGTAAGTGGTTCAGTATGGAGTAGGAAAGTCGCTCTAGACATGAGTTTTATATAAGCCGGCAGGGTTTTTTATGATCTTGCCGGTTTTTTTGCGTTTATGGGGTGTTTGGAACGTCCTTTTTGCGGAGTTGATTAATAAGGGCGAATCTGCTACATTTAATTGTTGTGGGTTTCTTAACTTTTTACGGCTTTAATCCGGTTGGAGTGCGGCATTGTCGGCAGATCGGATACGTATTCGGTAATCGAAAGGACTTGATTGTGTTTAAGTGCAGATTTTTGTGGGTTTGTGTTGTTGGGCTTTCTTTTTTTGCGGTTTCTTCGGGACAGGCGGTTACGATTGATGATGCCGATGAGCCGGTAGCGATAGATATGTGGCTGATGAGCGGTCCTTTCGATGTGCCGATGCCGGTGGATGCGGAAGAGGAGAATATTTTTGATAAGACGTATGGGATTGACGATCAGCTCAAGTTTGATTTTGTGAATGTGGATGAACTGCGGCCCGGGGCGGGGGATGGGTTTGCGTGGAGTACTGCTGAGCGATCGAGCTGGAAGGTGAGCGGGGCGGATGGATCGGGTAAGCTGGAGCTGGGGGGCGGCGAGGGTGACGTGCCGCAGGTGTATTATCTGGCGGCGTATGTTAGTGTGGATCGGTGGACGCAGGCGGATCTGACGCTGAAGAGCTGTCATCTGCTGGAGGTGTTCGTTGACGGTGAGTCGGTCAAAACGAAGACGTCGTCGCAGAAGCCGGGTGATGACGGGGAGGCGAGTGCGGGGGAGCTCAAGGCGGAACTGAAGCTGGATACGGGAAAGCATCTGGTGGTCGTGAAGTGTCTGCGTGATCCGGAGAATGCGGCTGGGTGGTTTGTAGAGTCAGTGTTGAAGGTTGATGAAAAGACGGTACCTGCTGAGATGAGTTTCGATCTTGCTCCGGCGGGGCCGATAAGTCTTTCGGAGGCGATGGACGCGGCGAATGTTTCGCATGTGTCGGTGTCGCCGGACGGTTCGGTCGCGGCAGTGGTTCAGTGGCAGTATCTGGACGGCGGGGACAGTCATGAGTACTGGCTGGAGCTACGGCGGGTCAGTGACGGAGAGCTGCTGCGGACTTATCGCGGGCCGATCAGTATCAAGTCGCCGGAGTGGACGCCGGACGGCAGGGCGATAAGTTTTGTCGATCGGGACGGGGGCAAGAGTACGATATGGGTGATGGATATTGAGAGCGGGATGATGGAGCCGGTGCTGCGGGGAGTGAAGGATTTTGGCGGGTATTCATGGTCGCCGGACGGGTCGTTCATTATTTACAGCGTTACGGAGAAGGAGTCGGCGGATTCTCTGGGTGTGCATCATGTGAGGGATCTGGACAGGCGTGACGGGAGGACTCGGAGCGAGAGTTATCTGTACCTGCTGAACGTGGAGGCGGGGACGAAGAGGCGGCTGACGTTTGGTGACCCGGGGACACGGCTGCAGGATATCAGCCCGGACTGTGAGCGGATCATTTACAGCAGGAGCTGGCGGGATTATAGCGAGAGGCCCTTCTCGAAGAGCGAGTTTGTTGAGCTGGATCTTGAGACGATGGAGGCGAGGGAGCTTTGGGAGAACAATTGGTACGCTGGTGCCGAGTATTCGCCGGACGGTAAGAGGCTGCTGGTGGTAGGCGGGCCCGACATGTTTGGCGGAGCGGGTAGGAATACGCCGAGCGAAACTATTTCGAATGCGTATGACAGCCAGGCGTTTATCTATGACCTGGAGACGACGAGCATCGATCCGATCACGAAGGATTTCAGGCCGGAGATCAAGAACGGGGCGTGGAACGATTTTGACGGCAAGATATACTTCGAGACAGCGGATAAGGCGTTTGTTCGGATCTACAGGTATGATCCGGACAGCCGGGAGTTTGAGATGGTCGAGACGGACAGGGAGGTTGCGAGTGATTGGGATATGGCGGATAAGGCGGGGGTGGCTGTTTACGAGGCTGCGAGTACGAATGTGCCGGGGGAAGTGTTTGCGATGGAGCTTGCGAGCGGACAGAAGTGGACCCTTGTTGAGCCTGATGCGGAGTTTTGGGAGCGGATCGAGCTTGCTGAGGTGAAGGACTGGTCGTTTGAGAACGAAGACGGCGATGAGATCATGGGGCGGGTTTATTATCCGCTGGATTTTGATCCCGCGAGGAAGTATCCGTGTATCGTTTATTATTATAGTGGGACGAGTCCAACGTCGCGTAACTTCAGTACGAGCTTTCACAGGTATGCGGCGAATGGTTATGTTACGTATGTTTTGCAGCCCAGCGGTGCGGTCGGGTTCGGGCAGGAGTTTTCGGCCAAGCATGTCAATGACTGGGGTAAGAAGGTTGCTGGCGAGATCATTACGGGCGTGAAGAAGCTCGTTGAGGAGCATGATTTTATCGATGCCGAGCGGATCGGCTGTACGGGCGGTTCGTATGGCGGGTTCATGACGATGTATCTGCAGACGCAGACGGACATTTTCAGTGCGGCTGTTTCGCATGCGGGTATCAGCTCGATCGCAGGTTACTGGGGAGAGGGCTACAGCGGTTTCGGTTATTGTGCGATCTCGGCGGCGGAGAGTTATCCGTGGAACCGGTGGGATATTTATGTGAATCAGAGCCCGCTGTTCAACGCGGACAAGATACACACGCCTTTGCTGCTTACGCATGGGACAGCAGATACGAACGTGCCCACTGGACAGAGTACTCAGATGTATACTGCGCTGAAGCTGCTGGGTCGGCCCGTTGAGATGCTGGAGTTCAAGGGTGAGGGGCACGGCATTGGTAATTACAAGAGGCGGGTTGCTGCTGCGAAGGCGAAGCTGGCGTGGTTCGATAAGTATCTCAAGGACCAGCCGCAATGGTGGGACGATATGTATGGGGAGGATGAGTAGCGAGGTTAAGCTTTTTGTGTACAAGGGATTTCATGACGCCGGCTGATTTGCTTCAGTCGGCGTTTTTGCAATGGCGCTCGATGTGCTTTTTGACGGTTCGGCGGTCGAGGGCGGTTCGGCGGGCGACTTCGCCGAGGGTGCCGTATTTATCGTAGAGTGTTGCGCAGTAGCGGG comes from the Anaerohalosphaera lusitana genome and includes:
- a CDS encoding prepilin-type N-terminal cleavage/methylation domain-containing protein, with translation MEKRRVRGFTLIELLVVIAIIALLLAIMMPALGMVKEKARGVVCRTNLKTMGLAGKLYAEEEGGRLPELNFVEGLWIDKLTVYMAEVDEARYCPMAKKNIGEERGLYQFGSAFESWMWNYDDDEIQEYGSYCPNGWFTDWAANSSPPYNTPAENYFKHINTVRQASNVPIFADARWCDGWVYEDAYVPEDYDLETGESDAGYATTAGGAMVRYISNRHGKRTNVVFADGHAEAVDLSEMWSLKWHMNWKPKHDVKRGPDHDGTPIYRD
- a CDS encoding AraC family transcriptional regulator; translated protein: MNIWNVKFQVIQPLASFPRPLCIEREVHSSPSYYNEGPFRQGEKHCFIKYTLSGRGELRDSSGTYSLTPGTCFLCDVRAPEFEYYYPENAAEPWEFFWMGFIGDTATKMVRELIARNGNIYNLPPDTTIIRKLLKYKNYNGLTCDLTPFDALKLVTEVISALTASCWSQHPDDARSILVRRTQQMITDNITGPVRISEIAHQLTVSREHLSRVFKEHIGMTLQEYILRQKMILACKLLRETTLSNKQIAARLGYDRPTHFTRAFKSLLHVTPSQFKEMGMTALL
- a CDS encoding endo-alpha-N-acetylgalactosaminidase family protein, which gives rise to MSRKSLAFLSLVLMICLGAAGAAETATIESDVLAVEVDTAFPRVVKYTWKESGAVMYGQENELEQFKINGEAMKPAKIEFSRSDDSAKYAVRARNTRFNVVMNVAENVLEFRITDIRDGGWHYVKTIEIPNHSLFSVRSDQPGAQVTAAKVWPSNGCMEEFVQVASAATDVNPVSRTYVLLNTDELAASIENNVLMDSSRVYYQTVDNGGYKSCGVSNPAWTYREIESEIYEEPYCKVVITDDVNGDDEVSWQDAAIEHRKIMYNPQGAEEIKTDVVSQIAMNFASLAQHPFLKVLDDIKMVYLYTDGLGQTVQFKGYQSEGHDSAHPDYGNNFNMRAGGLDDFNFVTKKLHDWNCKPGVHINCTEYYPEAKYYSDDLLTGRRGWAWLDQSIYADKRYDIVSGKLYHRLDELAENAPYLDWIYVDVYFGVGWDSWKLTSRLNDNGWDAYTEFEGMMERDAVWIHRSQKHAGLGVSSKVIRFIKNHQKDVWTHGPLLRGSYNLGFMGWHAENNINPFIYNVFTNNLPSKYMQHFEIMKWEDGRVDFTDGVHVAKEADGKVNLYKDGKLLASGVYDAKKRRMVENQLFIPWSPYDETKIYHWNDAGGETEWTLPASWSGAGSVKLYQLSDAGRTFVGDVDVSGGKVTLDVEAGTPYVVYKSEPKPYPDMKWGEGQLVKDAQFNSHGFEYWSKSSSAGSTDHITMENDERGQTHLNVAGNGGADAMVSQKMTGLEGGQRYSASVWAQITGERKATFGVKVGGEEISKTIRKTDVPNYSYCSDKAWTRYQRIRVFFTVPEGQSEATVFMAASEGGEDAVVEFDDVRVIEAPAKDNNGHWYYQDFEWTDEGWGPFVFAIRSDTHTHLSETHEPYTDDTINGQFSLKTRNERQGLVYRTTEGLLRFEPNTTYTVSFEYLQDNGGQYSVVVGSNDGGEDAMKVDEKLQGSRGRYVATFTTGDYDDCYIGIRKNDRKGGRMVMDDLAIDVK